A stretch of DNA from Noviherbaspirillum sedimenti:
TCAACGGAATTTGAGGTGAAGCAAAATTCACGCCGGCCATGTACTCGCGCAAGCGGTCCGAAGCCGGTTTCAGCAGCGACGAATGGAAAGGCGCCGACACCGGCAACGGCAAGGCGCGCTTGGCGCCCTTGTCCTTGGCGATCTGGCAAGCGCGCTCGACCGCTTCCTTGTGGCCGGCGATCACTACTTGCGCCGGCGCATTGAAATTGACCGGCTCGACCACCTGCCCCTGCGCCGCTTCGGTGCATGCTGCGCGCACCTCATCGTCGGACAAGCCGAGGATCGCCGCCATGCCGCCCTGGCCGACTGGCACCGCTTCCTGCATCGCCTGCGCGCGGAAGCGCACCAGCGGCACTGCATCCTTGAAGGCGATCACACCGGCAGCCACCAGCGCCGAATATTCACCCAGGCTATGTCCAGCCACCAATGCCGGCGCCGGACCACCGGCTGCCAGCCAGGCGCGGTAAGTCGCCACCGCCGCAGTCAGCATCACCGGCTGGGTATTGGTCGTCAGATCCAGGTCTTCCTTCGGCCCCTCGGCAATCAGCTTGCCGAGATCAAACTGCAAGGCATCGGATGCCTCGGCAATGGTCTGCGCCACCACCGCATTGCCGGCAAAGCCATTCAGCATGCCGACCGCTTGCGAGCCCTGGCCAGGAAATACAAAAGCGAATTTACTCATAATCAATATGGGGTCAGAGTCGTTTTAATCAGTTGGGGACAGAGTACCGCTGCGCTTAACTCTTTCCCCAAGTGTTGTTACATTTTTGCCAGCACCGCGCCCCAGGTGAAGCCACCGCCGACGCCTTCCATCATGACGTTGTGCCCGGGCTTGATGCGGCCGTCGCGTACCGCCTGGTCGAGCGCCAGCGGAATCGATGCCGCCGAGGTATTGCCGTGCTGATCCACCGTCACTACCATTTTTTCCAGCGGCAAGTGCAATTTCCTGGCAGTGCTTTGCATGATGCGGATGTTGGCCTGGTGCGGCACCAGCCAGTCGATTTGCGCGGATTCCATACCGGCGGCCTCCAGCGCTTCGTGAGCGACTTTTTCCAGCACCGACACGGCCAGCTTGAACACTGCCTGGCCATCCATGACCAGGAAGGCGCTGCCTTCCAGCGCGCCGCCACTGGGTTTTCCCGGCACGCACAGGATATCGGCATGGCGGCCATCGGCGTGCAACTTGGTCGCCAGGATGCCAGGCTCGGTCGATGCGCTCAGCACGACGGCGCCGGCGCCATCGCCAAACAGCACGCAAGTGCCGCGGTCGTCGAAATTCAGGATGCGCGAAAACACTTCGGCGCCGATCACCAGCACTTTCTTGTTGGCGCCGGACTTGATGAAATTATCGGCGATCGACACCGCGTAGACGAAGCCGCTGCATACCGCCTGCACGTCGAAAGCGGCGCAACCATTGGTAATGCCAAGCTTGCGCTGCACTACGCAAGCGGTACTGGGAAAGCCGCCGAGAAAATCCGGCGTCGAGGTTGCCAGGATGATCAGGTCGATGTCGTCCGGCTGCAGGCCGGCCGCATCCAGCGCGCGCTTCGCGGCTTCCATCGCGAGGTCGCTGGATTGCACGCCGGCCTCGGCGAAATGGCGCGCCGAAATGCCGCTGCGCGAAACGATCCATTCGTCTGAAGTCTCAATGCCTTTTTCCGCCAGTTGCGCAGCCAGGTCGTGGTTGGTCACGCGCCGGGGCGGCAAATAGCTGCCGGTGCCGATAATTTTGCTGTACAGG
This window harbors:
- a CDS encoding beta-ketoacyl-ACP synthase III, producing the protein MSLYSKIIGTGSYLPPRRVTNHDLAAQLAEKGIETSDEWIVSRSGISARHFAEAGVQSSDLAMEAAKRALDAAGLQPDDIDLIILATSTPDFLGGFPSTACVVQRKLGITNGCAAFDVQAVCSGFVYAVSIADNFIKSGANKKVLVIGAEVFSRILNFDDRGTCVLFGDGAGAVVLSASTEPGILATKLHADGRHADILCVPGKPSGGALEGSAFLVMDGQAVFKLAVSVLEKVAHEALEAAGMESAQIDWLVPHQANIRIMQSTARKLHLPLEKMVVTVDQHGNTSAASIPLALDQAVRDGRIKPGHNVMMEGVGGGFTWGAVLAKM
- the fabD gene encoding ACP S-malonyltransferase, which encodes MSKFAFVFPGQGSQAVGMLNGFAGNAVVAQTIAEASDALQFDLGKLIAEGPKEDLDLTTNTQPVMLTAAVATYRAWLAAGGPAPALVAGHSLGEYSALVAAGVIAFKDAVPLVRFRAQAMQEAVPVGQGGMAAILGLSDDEVRAACTEAAQGQVVEPVNFNAPAQVVIAGHKEAVERACQIAKDKGAKRALPLPVSAPFHSSLLKPASDRLREYMAGVNFASPQIPLINNVDVAIINDPAAIKDALVRQAASPVRWVETVQKMAAEGVTHLVECGPGKVLAGLTKRINGDLIGEAMFDQATLEKVLELSK